A genomic region of Planococcus kocurii contains the following coding sequences:
- a CDS encoding universal stress protein, which translates to MYKNIAVAYDGSDGSRIAFEKAMEFVNVLPGAKLSVIYVNEDYRESIGYMDAGSASAPVISANVDSNYAQFMPPGIGDERVSNLKDYDETVVEYSKHLQQSIQRQLDEHNTKASVLALEGNAAKTISAFVDEQNIDLLIIGNSGKAGLQKFFVGSVSKKLIKDSSCSILVVK; encoded by the coding sequence ATGTATAAAAATATTGCTGTGGCTTATGATGGTTCTGATGGAAGTCGAATTGCATTTGAAAAGGCAATGGAATTTGTAAACGTATTACCAGGTGCTAAACTTTCTGTTATCTATGTGAACGAAGACTACCGGGAAAGCATTGGTTATATGGATGCCGGCAGTGCCTCGGCTCCAGTAATTTCGGCAAACGTCGACAGCAATTATGCACAATTCATGCCACCTGGAATTGGCGATGAACGCGTCTCTAATCTAAAGGATTATGATGAGACAGTAGTTGAATACTCCAAGCACCTTCAACAATCTATCCAACGTCAATTAGATGAACACAACACAAAAGCATCGGTGCTCGCCCTTGAAGGAAATGCGGCCAAAACGATTTCTGCTTTTGTTGATGAGCAAAACATTGATTTGCTCATTATTGGCAACAGCGGGAAAGCAGGTTTGCAAAAATTCTTCGTTGGATCTGTCAGCAAAAAGTTAATCAAAGATTCTTCCTGTTCTATCTTGGTTGTCAAATAA
- a CDS encoding cation diffusion facilitator family transporter has product MDMYTNLRKGEKGAWISIGAYVFLSAIKLFFGFSGSSEALKADGLNNLTDILASIAVLVGLRISQKPPDENHHYGHLRAETIASLLASFIMAAVGLQVLANAIRSIFEPVAETPSLFTAWIALFSAIVMYVVYRYNLKLSQEIKSSAVRAAAYDNRSDALVSIGAGIGIMGAVFGAPILDVLTAFIIGLIIIKTALDIFKESVMTLTDGFDEDEVETLSVLVRRVPGVISLRDFKGRNHGNVMFIDLTVSVAPKLNVIESHWITEEIERKIQKVKPHCVILVHIEPDFSSPISRQDE; this is encoded by the coding sequence ATGGACATGTATACAAACTTACGCAAAGGGGAAAAAGGGGCTTGGATCAGTATTGGTGCTTATGTATTTCTTAGTGCTATCAAGCTTTTCTTCGGCTTTTCAGGTTCTTCTGAAGCATTAAAAGCCGATGGTCTTAACAATTTAACTGACATTCTCGCATCTATTGCCGTTTTGGTGGGACTACGAATTTCTCAGAAACCGCCCGATGAAAATCATCATTATGGTCATCTGCGCGCTGAAACCATTGCCTCTCTTTTGGCATCTTTCATTATGGCGGCTGTAGGATTGCAAGTTTTGGCTAACGCTATTCGCTCTATTTTTGAACCTGTTGCCGAAACCCCTTCTCTGTTTACGGCTTGGATTGCTTTGTTTTCCGCAATTGTTATGTACGTTGTGTATCGCTATAACTTGAAGCTTAGTCAAGAAATCAAAAGTTCAGCTGTCCGTGCTGCAGCTTACGATAATCGGTCAGATGCTCTCGTCAGTATTGGCGCAGGTATCGGCATTATGGGTGCTGTTTTTGGCGCACCAATTCTCGATGTTCTTACCGCATTTATTATCGGATTGATCATTATCAAAACGGCTCTGGATATTTTCAAGGAATCTGTCATGACGTTAACCGATGGGTTTGATGAAGATGAAGTGGAAACTTTATCTGTTTTAGTTAGAAGAGTTCCCGGAGTTATTTCATTGCGTGATTTTAAAGGACGCAATCATGGCAATGTCATGTTTATCGATTTGACTGTCAGTGTTGCACCCAAACTTAATGTAATAGAAAGTCACTGGATCACTGAAGAAATCGAAAGAAAAATTCAGAAAGTAAAACCTCATTGCGTCATTCTTGTTCACATTGAACCAGATTTTTCGTCTCCTATTAGTCGTCAGGACGAATAA
- the kynU gene encoding kynureninase, translated as MTSKELDREDLLADFKQEFFVEKGMVYMDGNSLGLMSKRSEAKLQTLMDSWKTFGIDGWTEGNHPWFTLAEEMSKRIAPLVGAQGNEVMVTGSITSNIHQMLSTLFQPTAERFAIVVDDLNFPSDIYAVESHLRLRGLDPAKAMRKVGSKDGYTLELTDIIEQLTDDVAVVLLPSVLYRSGQLLPMRDIAKAAHEKGILVGFDLAHSIGAMPHHLHDDGVDFAIWCHYKYMNSGPGGTGGLYIHERHHQLLPGNAGWFGSDKARQFDMDHEFTKAQGAGAYQIGTPHIFSMAPLLGSLELFEEAGIGAIRQKSLQLTRLLRQLVGQQVPELTDVTPVQDEARGGHIAFAHPEAARICKALKEAKIVPDFRAPNIIRLAPVAFYTSFSDVEQVADKLQHIMDNETYKKFSNERNVVA; from the coding sequence ATGACGAGCAAAGAGTTGGATCGCGAAGATTTGTTAGCGGATTTTAAACAGGAGTTTTTTGTTGAAAAAGGGATGGTTTATATGGACGGCAATTCTCTTGGGTTGATGTCTAAACGGTCTGAAGCAAAATTACAGACGCTGATGGATAGCTGGAAAACATTTGGAATTGATGGGTGGACAGAAGGTAACCATCCGTGGTTTACCTTAGCTGAGGAAATGAGTAAACGCATTGCCCCATTAGTCGGCGCACAAGGCAATGAAGTGATGGTAACAGGATCGATTACGTCGAATATTCATCAAATGCTGTCAACGTTGTTTCAACCGACTGCTGAACGTTTTGCAATTGTTGTCGATGACTTGAACTTTCCTTCAGATATTTATGCTGTAGAAAGCCATCTTCGTTTGCGAGGATTGGATCCGGCAAAAGCTATGAGAAAAGTTGGTAGTAAAGATGGCTACACACTTGAGCTAACCGACATTATTGAACAATTAACTGACGATGTTGCTGTTGTGCTGTTACCTTCTGTGCTTTACCGCAGTGGTCAGCTATTGCCAATGCGCGATATTGCAAAAGCGGCACATGAAAAAGGTATTTTGGTCGGCTTTGACTTAGCGCATTCAATCGGTGCCATGCCGCATCACTTGCATGACGATGGAGTGGATTTTGCTATTTGGTGTCATTATAAATACATGAATTCAGGACCAGGTGGAACAGGGGGGCTGTATATACACGAACGCCACCATCAATTGCTGCCTGGGAATGCTGGATGGTTTGGTTCTGATAAAGCTCGTCAATTCGATATGGACCATGAATTTACGAAAGCACAAGGAGCGGGTGCTTACCAAATTGGGACACCGCATATTTTCAGTATGGCACCGTTGCTTGGCAGTCTCGAGTTATTTGAAGAAGCGGGAATTGGAGCAATTCGCCAAAAATCACTGCAGCTGACTCGTTTGTTGAGACAGCTTGTAGGACAACAAGTTCCTGAACTGACTGACGTTACACCCGTACAAGACGAAGCTAGAGGCGGTCACATCGCTTTTGCTCATCCTGAGGCAGCGAGAATTTGCAAAGCACTGAAAGAAGCAAAAATCGTTCCTGATTTCCGTGCACCCAATATCATTCGATTAGCGCCTGTTGCTTTTTACACATCTTTTAGCGATGTAGAGCAAGTGGCCGATAAGCTTCAGCACATTATGGACAATGAAACATATAAAAAATTTAGCAATGAACGAAATGTGGTGGCTTGA
- a CDS encoding cyclase family protein — translation MDPQKIIDISMELNDTTPEWPGDVPFSYELSVTIKQSGSVNIGKVQTSTHIGTHIDAPFHYNNEGLKTHELPLDVYLSQAQVMDVSGLEKIKVSDLKPLEEQVTAVLLKTVSWKDRSKFPVEWPIFDEGIARWMADHGISLLGVDVPSVDPETSKELPMHQAMNRHHRFILEGIVLDHVAEGVYRLAALPLKIKGGEGSPVRAILYT, via the coding sequence ATGGACCCACAAAAAATCATTGATATTTCGATGGAATTGAACGACACAACACCGGAATGGCCTGGAGACGTACCGTTTAGTTATGAACTATCTGTCACGATAAAGCAAAGTGGTTCAGTTAATATCGGGAAGGTGCAAACGAGTACGCATATTGGCACTCATATTGATGCTCCTTTTCATTACAATAACGAGGGGCTCAAAACACATGAACTGCCCTTAGATGTCTACTTGTCACAAGCTCAAGTGATGGATGTTAGTGGCTTGGAAAAAATCAAGGTGTCAGATTTGAAACCACTTGAAGAACAGGTCACGGCGGTGTTGCTAAAAACCGTGTCTTGGAAAGACCGTAGTAAATTTCCAGTGGAATGGCCTATTTTTGATGAAGGAATCGCACGATGGATGGCTGATCATGGTATAAGCTTACTTGGCGTTGACGTGCCGTCCGTGGATCCAGAAACTAGCAAAGAATTGCCAATGCACCAGGCTATGAATCGTCATCATCGTTTTATTTTGGAAGGCATCGTTTTGGATCATGTAGCAGAAGGGGTTTACCGACTAGCAGCATTGCCACTGAAGATTAAAGGCGGAGAAGGCAGCCCAGTCCGAGCGATTCTCTATACGTAA
- a CDS encoding ABC transporter ATP-binding protein, with protein MFDVLWKLKWFFKENWLRYTTAVALLFVANILEIIPPWLIGKAIDSIAQAQLTSTLMWQYMAVLAVAMVLAYLINFVWQYQLFGGAYVIERQLRSSLMGHFLKMTPTFYEKNRTGDLMARATNDLKAISETAGFGILTLVDSTLYMATIIVAMGMLVSWELTFLAMIPLPILAVVVQILGKKIHVRYMEAQEAFGDMNDRVLESVGGVRVIRAYVQERASEQQFAAMTEDVYEKNMAVERIDALFAPVTKVLTAISYMIGLGYGAFLVAEGTMTLGDLVAFNVYLGMIVWPMFAIGELINILQRGNASLDRVNGTLDYPEDVTDPQEPFTTGKPKEIGFKDFSFTYPQSNSINLQGINLSMNSGQTLGIVGKTGSGKSTFVKQLLREYPTGQGAIFMNGIELKKLTKDQLRSWIGYVPQDHVLFSRTIRENILFGKSNASEEEMVEALRLAYFEKDLALLPNGLNTLVGEKGVALSGGQKQRISIARALIKNPEILILDDSLSAVDAKTEARIIENIQANRTGKTTIITTHRLSAVKHADWIVVLDDGKIIEEGTHKELLETNGWYNEQFLRQQIEEV; from the coding sequence ATGTTTGACGTATTATGGAAATTAAAATGGTTTTTTAAAGAAAATTGGCTGAGGTACACGACAGCTGTTGCTTTGTTATTCGTTGCCAATATTTTAGAAATTATTCCACCCTGGTTAATTGGGAAAGCGATTGATTCAATTGCTCAAGCGCAGCTGACTTCGACGCTGATGTGGCAGTACATGGCAGTATTAGCAGTAGCGATGGTATTAGCTTATTTGATCAATTTTGTTTGGCAATATCAATTATTTGGTGGGGCTTATGTTATTGAACGGCAGCTCCGTTCTAGCTTGATGGGGCATTTCTTGAAAATGACACCCACTTTTTACGAGAAAAATCGGACAGGCGATTTAATGGCACGTGCAACAAATGATTTAAAGGCCATTTCCGAGACGGCAGGATTCGGCATTTTAACGTTGGTGGATTCAACTTTGTATATGGCAACTATTATTGTCGCGATGGGAATGTTGGTTTCTTGGGAATTGACTTTTCTAGCGATGATTCCCTTGCCGATTCTAGCGGTAGTAGTACAAATACTGGGGAAGAAAATTCATGTTCGTTATATGGAAGCGCAGGAAGCTTTTGGTGACATGAATGACCGCGTATTGGAATCGGTTGGAGGAGTTCGTGTCATCCGAGCTTATGTTCAAGAACGCGCTTCAGAACAACAATTCGCTGCTATGACCGAAGACGTGTACGAAAAGAATATGGCTGTAGAACGAATTGATGCTTTGTTTGCGCCAGTAACCAAAGTGCTGACTGCCATTAGCTATATGATTGGACTTGGCTATGGGGCATTTTTAGTTGCTGAAGGCACGATGACGCTAGGGGATTTAGTGGCTTTTAATGTTTACCTTGGCATGATTGTTTGGCCGATGTTTGCGATTGGAGAATTGATTAACATCTTGCAACGAGGCAATGCTTCATTGGACCGCGTCAACGGAACACTGGATTATCCGGAAGATGTTACCGATCCACAGGAGCCATTTACTACCGGTAAACCAAAGGAAATTGGTTTTAAAGACTTTAGTTTTACTTATCCACAATCAAATTCAATCAATCTTCAAGGCATCAATCTTTCCATGAACAGTGGCCAGACGCTGGGCATTGTCGGCAAGACAGGTAGTGGGAAATCGACTTTCGTTAAGCAATTGCTGAGAGAATACCCCACTGGTCAAGGAGCCATCTTTATGAATGGAATTGAATTGAAGAAATTAACGAAAGATCAGCTGCGTAGCTGGATTGGCTACGTGCCACAAGATCATGTGTTGTTTTCGCGGACAATTCGAGAAAATATTCTTTTTGGAAAATCAAATGCTAGTGAAGAAGAGATGGTTGAAGCGCTTCGTTTAGCTTATTTTGAAAAAGATTTAGCGTTGTTGCCAAATGGGTTAAACACACTAGTTGGTGAAAAAGGAGTGGCGTTATCAGGTGGTCAAAAGCAGCGGATTTCTATTGCTCGCGCATTGATTAAAAATCCGGAGATTCTAATTTTGGATGATTCGTTGTCAGCGGTAGACGCGAAAACAGAAGCGCGCATTATCGAAAACATCCAAGCCAATCGTACTGGCAAAACGACCATCATCACAACACACCGACTTTCTGCAGTAAAGCACGCTGATTGGATTGTCGTATTAGATGACGGGAAAATTATTGAAGAAGGAACTCATAAGGAGTTGCTGGAAACAAACGGATGGTACAACGAGCAATTCCTCCGTCAGCAAATCGAGGAGGTGTAA
- a CDS encoding ABC transporter ATP-binding protein — MGTGKRLVQYALHFKRVLVWGLGMLAIAVAADLAAPLIAKEIIDKHIATSGEVINFEPIAYLLALFFGLAIISAIFRYWQSILLQKGANRIIRKMRNDVYGHTQTLPIRYFDNLPAGKVVSRITNDTEAIRDLFVTVLSQFATSFMYMAGIFIALFYLDWKMAAMTLVLIPLLYIWMLVYRKYAARYNHVVREKVSEMNAMINESIQGMTIIQAFRREHKMKDEFEELNDEHYKYQKKLLVLEGAASYNLVGVLRSMTFILFVWYFGGASMSGSEVVTVGMLYAFIDYIIRLFNPISGIVNQFGRLEQALVAAQRVFRLLDQSGEAVVDKKITRYQGNVSFEKVWFAYNEQDYVLQDISFKAKQGETVALVGHTGSGKSSIMNLLFRFYDTSKGAITIDGININDMPRQSVREHMGIVLQDPYLFSGTIESNVTLGDERITREMVTDALAAVGGERVLAHLPKGIDEPVVEKGSTLSSGQRQLVSFARALAFDPAILILDEATSNIDTETEEIIQHAMDVLKKGRTTFIIAHRLSTIKNADRILVLEKGQIAETGSHEELMKLGGIYFQMYKIQSGMSKTQTVG; from the coding sequence ATGGGAACAGGTAAACGATTAGTACAATATGCATTGCACTTTAAACGTGTTTTAGTTTGGGGATTAGGAATGCTTGCGATCGCGGTTGCTGCTGATTTGGCAGCACCGCTTATTGCCAAAGAAATTATCGATAAACACATCGCTACCTCTGGTGAAGTAATAAACTTTGAGCCGATTGCTTATTTACTGGCTTTGTTTTTTGGACTTGCTATTATCAGCGCGATTTTTCGTTATTGGCAGTCTATACTTCTCCAAAAAGGAGCCAATCGGATTATCCGAAAAATGCGAAACGATGTCTACGGCCATACACAAACGCTACCAATTCGTTATTTTGACAATTTACCAGCTGGAAAAGTAGTATCGCGCATAACAAACGATACAGAAGCAATACGGGATTTGTTTGTGACTGTATTGTCTCAATTTGCAACGAGTTTTATGTATATGGCTGGTATCTTTATCGCGTTGTTTTATCTCGACTGGAAAATGGCTGCAATGACACTTGTTTTAATCCCGTTGTTGTATATATGGATGTTGGTATACCGTAAATATGCGGCCCGCTACAATCATGTCGTGCGAGAAAAGGTCAGTGAAATGAACGCTATGATCAACGAGTCAATTCAAGGAATGACCATTATTCAAGCATTTCGTCGAGAACACAAAATGAAAGACGAATTTGAAGAACTGAACGATGAACATTACAAGTATCAGAAGAAATTATTAGTACTAGAAGGTGCCGCTTCTTATAATTTGGTTGGGGTACTGAGATCCATGACCTTTATTTTATTTGTCTGGTATTTCGGCGGAGCTTCTATGTCGGGGAGTGAAGTAGTGACAGTTGGTATGCTGTATGCTTTTATCGACTACATTATCCGGCTATTCAACCCTATCAGTGGCATAGTCAATCAGTTTGGACGCCTAGAACAAGCGTTAGTCGCGGCTCAACGAGTATTCCGTTTACTAGATCAAAGTGGTGAAGCAGTTGTCGATAAAAAAATAACTCGATATCAGGGAAATGTCAGTTTCGAGAAAGTTTGGTTTGCTTATAATGAACAAGACTATGTGCTACAGGATATTTCTTTTAAAGCAAAACAAGGCGAAACCGTAGCGTTAGTCGGTCACACAGGTTCAGGTAAAAGCTCCATCATGAATTTATTGTTTCGCTTTTACGATACTTCTAAAGGTGCGATCACCATTGATGGCATAAATATCAATGATATGCCAAGACAATCGGTTAGAGAGCATATGGGAATCGTTCTACAAGACCCTTATCTGTTCAGTGGAACAATCGAGTCAAATGTGACTCTAGGAGATGAGCGGATTACTAGAGAAATGGTGACGGATGCGTTAGCAGCAGTCGGAGGAGAGCGCGTGTTGGCTCATTTGCCGAAAGGAATTGATGAGCCAGTTGTAGAAAAAGGCAGTACGCTTTCTTCTGGACAACGACAATTGGTTTCTTTTGCTAGAGCATTAGCATTTGATCCGGCAATCTTGATTTTGGATGAAGCAACGTCTAACATCGATACAGAGACAGAAGAAATTATCCAGCATGCTATGGATGTATTAAAAAAAGGCAGAACGACGTTCATTATCGCTCATCGCTTGTCGACAATTAAAAATGCAGATCGAATACTAGTACTGGAAAAAGGTCAAATTGCGGAAACGGGTAGTCATGAAGAATTGATGAAGCTCGGCGGCATCTATTTCCAAATGTATAAAATTCAATCAGGAATGTCCAAAACCCAGACCGTTGGGTAA
- a CDS encoding low molecular weight phosphatase family protein, producing MSRQTVYFLSPHQHRGLMAEIWANRLMLPDWEIRSAAWSQEAQPSFNDMPLEIMKEVILDLPAVEARAYNPEEIREADLIIALHDGEFEHGDIPTDLPTQKLLRWDIRNPELRTSDTTEQWALYQEICDEIATNIKNMEPYFRADYA from the coding sequence ATGTCAAGACAAACAGTTTATTTTTTATCTCCTCATCAGCATCGTGGCTTGATGGCTGAAATTTGGGCAAATCGACTGATGCTTCCTGATTGGGAAATTCGTAGCGCTGCGTGGTCACAAGAAGCTCAGCCTTCTTTTAATGACATGCCTTTAGAAATAATGAAGGAAGTTATATTGGACTTACCAGCAGTTGAAGCACGTGCTTATAATCCGGAAGAAATAAGGGAAGCAGATTTAATCATCGCTTTACACGATGGAGAATTTGAACATGGTGACATTCCAACAGATTTGCCGACTCAGAAACTGCTGCGCTGGGACATACGTAACCCTGAGTTAAGAACTAGCGATACTACAGAACAATGGGCGCTTTACCAAGAGATTTGTGATGAAATTGCGACGAATATAAAAAACATGGAACCTTATTTCCGTGCAGATTACGCATAA
- a CDS encoding YheE family protein has translation MLQHFKFKPMFENHQLPGWNISFFYKNERINGEYHPDGSIVWRSNPPQDEEAIKTMIHELMLYHVYD, from the coding sequence ATGCTTCAGCATTTTAAATTTAAACCAATGTTCGAAAATCATCAATTACCAGGTTGGAACATTTCCTTCTTTTATAAGAACGAACGCATAAACGGGGAGTATCATCCCGATGGCAGCATCGTTTGGCGTTCAAATCCACCGCAAGATGAAGAAGCTATCAAAACGATGATCCACGAGCTCATGCTCTATCATGTATACGATTAA
- a CDS encoding mechanosensitive ion channel family protein: MKNNELFEGIIFLKDLSLVEFFMFFVYVALILIVKFLILFLLRKVIASTDFKRRVYPVIEDVLNWLLLYGGILFFLFYFSKEQWLTSAFYETEGVEISVLLIIVAVLIVTFASRVTKALNRYVMPFVYEQFNIDMGMGYTINRLLYYVVMFLALAISFTTVGLDLTALGFVFSVLGIGIGFGVRNIAANFVSGIIILFERPMEVGEMVEIDGKIGRITKIKLRSTVIETLKEGTLVVPNQYFIEQIVKNRSSAQLYARVVVSVEYGSDTKKIEQLLKDAALKTINLMKGIPEKEPDVRFINFRNSALDFQVEVQVADVEMKERLESRIRHAIAEDFVHNDVKMAQALDE; encoded by the coding sequence ATGAAAAACAATGAGCTGTTTGAAGGCATTATTTTTTTAAAGGATTTGTCTTTAGTAGAGTTTTTCATGTTCTTCGTGTATGTGGCTTTAATCCTTATCGTGAAATTTTTGATATTATTCCTGCTGAGAAAGGTTATAGCTTCAACAGATTTCAAAAGACGGGTTTATCCGGTAATTGAAGATGTCTTAAATTGGTTGCTTCTTTACGGCGGCATCCTGTTCTTTCTTTTTTACTTCTCGAAAGAACAATGGCTGACTTCAGCTTTTTATGAAACTGAAGGCGTTGAGATCTCCGTATTACTAATCATTGTAGCTGTCCTCATTGTGACATTTGCCAGTCGCGTCACTAAAGCTTTAAATCGCTACGTCATGCCATTTGTCTACGAACAATTTAATATAGATATGGGAATGGGCTACACAATCAACCGACTGCTTTATTATGTCGTGATGTTTTTAGCATTGGCAATCAGTTTTACTACTGTCGGACTTGACTTAACAGCGCTCGGATTTGTATTTAGTGTTCTTGGAATTGGTATAGGTTTTGGCGTTCGTAACATCGCCGCTAATTTTGTCTCAGGCATCATCATTTTGTTTGAGCGTCCGATGGAAGTTGGAGAAATGGTGGAAATCGACGGGAAAATCGGACGTATTACTAAAATTAAATTGAGGTCAACTGTTATAGAAACCTTGAAAGAAGGCACTCTCGTCGTTCCGAATCAATATTTTATCGAGCAAATTGTTAAAAATCGTTCGAGCGCACAATTGTATGCCAGGGTAGTAGTAAGTGTGGAGTATGGCAGTGATACGAAAAAAATCGAACAACTTCTCAAAGATGCAGCTCTAAAGACAATCAACTTGATGAAAGGAATACCAGAAAAAGAACCAGATGTCCGATTTATTAACTTTCGGAATTCAGCATTGGATTTTCAAGTAGAAGTACAAGTTGCCGATGTTGAAATGAAAGAAAGGCTTGAAAGTCGAATTCGTCATGCCATTGCAGAAGATTTTGTTCACAACGATGTAAAAATGGCGCAAGCACTAGACGAATAA